Proteins encoded together in one Thalassotalea crassostreae window:
- the metG gene encoding methionine--tRNA ligase, with protein MTSNNRKILVTSALPYANGPIHLGHLLEYIQTDIWVRFQKMRGHEAYYVCADDAHGTPIMLKAQQLGITPEQMINQVREEHMADFADFHIEFDNYHSTHSEENKAFAEQIYTRLDDNGYIKRRTISQLFDPEKEMFLPDRFVKGTCPTCKSEDQNGDNCDSCGATYSPTDLINPVSVVSGATPVLKDSEHYFFDLPAFEQMLKDWTRSGALQEEMANKLNEWFESGLQQWDISRDAPYFGFEIPNAPGKFFYVWLDAPIGYMGSFKNLCDKKGINFDEFWKKDSEAELYHFIGKDIIYFHSLFWPAMLKGADYRQPTSVYAHGFVTVNGTKMSKSKGTFIKGRTYLEHLNPEYLRYYFAAKLTSRIDDLDLNLEDFAQRVNSDMVGKVVNIASRCASFISKKFDGMLSANIDDEALAKEVMNAGDSIAAHYESREFGKAMREIMALADKVNEYIAIKEPWQLIKEDGKQQEVQDICSLGINLFRILMIYLKPVLPELSAKTAGFLNDELNWDGHKALLQDHKINKFKALMQRVEMDKINAMVEDSKDNLVAAQAEPVTGPLADDPIADEIGFEDFAKVDLRVAKIVVAEHVEKADKLLRIEVDLGGETRQIFAGIKSAYQPEDLVGKLTVVVANLAPRKMRFGMSEGMIIAAGPGGKDIFILNPDDGAQPGMRVM; from the coding sequence ATGACAAGCAATAATCGCAAAATTCTTGTGACCAGTGCGTTACCATACGCAAACGGCCCAATCCATTTAGGCCACCTTCTAGAATACATCCAAACAGATATCTGGGTACGCTTCCAAAAGATGCGTGGTCATGAAGCATATTATGTCTGTGCAGACGATGCTCACGGTACTCCTATCATGCTTAAAGCACAGCAATTAGGTATTACTCCGGAGCAAATGATCAACCAAGTGCGTGAAGAGCACATGGCTGATTTTGCCGATTTCCACATTGAATTTGATAACTATCACTCAACCCATAGTGAAGAAAACAAAGCCTTTGCCGAACAAATATACACACGTCTTGATGACAATGGCTACATCAAGCGTCGTACAATTTCTCAATTGTTCGATCCAGAAAAAGAAATGTTCTTACCTGATCGCTTCGTAAAAGGTACATGCCCAACTTGTAAGAGCGAAGATCAAAACGGTGATAACTGTGATAGCTGTGGTGCGACATATTCACCAACAGATTTAATAAACCCGGTATCGGTTGTTTCAGGTGCAACACCTGTGCTGAAAGATTCAGAGCATTACTTCTTTGACTTACCAGCGTTTGAGCAAATGCTTAAAGACTGGACGCGCAGTGGTGCGCTACAAGAAGAGATGGCAAACAAACTGAACGAATGGTTTGAGTCTGGCCTACAACAGTGGGATATCAGCCGTGATGCACCATACTTTGGTTTTGAAATTCCAAATGCGCCAGGTAAATTCTTCTACGTTTGGTTAGATGCTCCAATTGGATATATGGGTAGCTTTAAAAACCTATGTGATAAAAAAGGCATTAACTTTGATGAGTTTTGGAAAAAAGACTCAGAAGCTGAGCTTTACCATTTTATCGGTAAAGACATTATTTATTTCCATTCACTATTTTGGCCAGCAATGCTTAAAGGTGCTGACTACCGTCAACCGACAAGCGTTTATGCCCATGGTTTTGTAACCGTTAACGGTACAAAAATGAGTAAATCAAAAGGTACGTTCATTAAAGGCCGTACTTACCTTGAACACTTAAACCCAGAATATTTACGTTACTACTTCGCCGCTAAACTGACTTCTCGTATTGATGACTTAGATCTTAACCTTGAGGACTTCGCACAACGCGTTAATTCAGACATGGTTGGTAAAGTAGTGAACATTGCTTCTCGCTGTGCCAGCTTTATTAGTAAGAAATTTGACGGCATGCTGTCGGCAAACATTGATGATGAAGCACTTGCTAAAGAAGTTATGAACGCCGGTGACTCAATTGCCGCTCATTATGAAAGTCGTGAATTTGGTAAAGCGATGCGTGAAATAATGGCATTAGCAGACAAAGTAAACGAATATATCGCGATTAAAGAGCCATGGCAGTTAATTAAAGAAGACGGAAAGCAACAAGAAGTACAAGACATTTGTTCTTTAGGTATTAACTTGTTCCGTATTTTAATGATTTACTTAAAACCAGTATTGCCAGAGCTTTCAGCTAAAACAGCTGGCTTCTTAAACGATGAGCTTAACTGGGATGGTCATAAAGCGCTATTACAAGATCACAAAATTAATAAATTTAAAGCGTTAATGCAACGCGTAGAAATGGATAAGATTAACGCCATGGTAGAAGATTCAAAAGATAACTTGGTTGCTGCACAAGCAGAACCAGTAACTGGTCCATTAGCTGATGATCCTATTGCAGACGAAATTGGTTTTGAAGATTTCGCTAAAGTGGATTTACGTGTTGCTAAGATCGTTGTCGCCGAGCATGTTGAGAAAGCAGACAAACTGCTGCGTATCGAAGTAGATTTAGGCGGCGAAACTCGTCAAATTTTTGCGGGTATTAAGTCAGCGTATCAACCGGAAGACTTAGTCGGTAAATTAACGGTAGTTGTCGCTAATTTAGCACCTCGTAAAATGCGTTTTGGTATGTCTGAAGGAATGATTATTGCGGCAGGCCCTGGAGGTAAAGATATCTTTATTCTTAACCCAGATGATGGTGCACAACCTGGTATGCGCGTGATGTAA
- the apbC gene encoding iron-sulfur cluster carrier protein ApbC codes for MQDTISQYIAQYSSEVFPKGILAIIPEPAITKDGNTYLLSFKTPFPCQGELENLAQQLVLEFDIDVELLIDCQVNAVRTHGIKGLKNIIAIASGKGGVGKSTTSVNLAYALIAEGAKVGILDADIYGPSIPTMLGIADQRPSSVDGKTMQPLDASGLTAMSIGFLVDEDNATVWRGPMASSAFSQMLNETEWPDLDYLIIDMPPGTGDIQLTLAQKVPVAAATIITTPQDIALKDAMKGVSMFDKVQVPVLGVIENMSYHICSNCQHQSHLFGKGGAEALSKQFKIATLGQLPLDIEVREDMDNGNSTVLTNTASEITHLYRKIARKMASELYLQLDNRSPLTAQITIKEE; via the coding sequence ATGCAAGATACAATAAGCCAATATATCGCTCAATATAGTTCTGAGGTTTTCCCTAAAGGAATTTTAGCGATCATACCTGAGCCTGCCATCACCAAAGATGGCAATACCTATTTACTGAGTTTTAAAACTCCGTTTCCATGCCAAGGCGAGCTTGAAAATTTGGCACAACAATTGGTATTGGAATTTGATATTGATGTCGAGCTGCTCATTGATTGTCAGGTAAACGCGGTTCGCACTCATGGTATTAAAGGGCTTAAAAATATTATCGCTATTGCATCAGGCAAAGGCGGAGTAGGGAAGTCGACTACTTCGGTTAACCTTGCTTATGCGTTAATTGCTGAAGGTGCGAAAGTTGGCATACTGGATGCCGATATTTACGGGCCATCAATTCCTACTATGTTAGGTATCGCCGACCAAAGGCCTTCATCTGTCGATGGCAAAACCATGCAACCACTTGATGCTAGTGGTTTAACGGCGATGTCTATCGGTTTTCTTGTTGATGAAGATAACGCTACTGTATGGCGCGGTCCGATGGCAAGTTCGGCGTTTTCACAAATGCTTAATGAAACAGAATGGCCAGATTTAGATTATCTGATCATTGATATGCCGCCAGGTACTGGCGATATTCAATTAACACTTGCCCAAAAAGTGCCGGTTGCGGCCGCAACAATTATAACGACGCCACAAGATATTGCGTTGAAAGATGCAATGAAAGGTGTAAGTATGTTTGATAAAGTACAGGTGCCAGTGCTTGGCGTCATTGAGAACATGAGTTATCACATTTGCAGTAACTGTCAGCATCAATCACATTTGTTTGGTAAAGGTGGTGCTGAAGCCCTAAGCAAGCAGTTTAAAATCGCTACGCTTGGACAATTGCCGCTTGATATTGAAGTGCGTGAAGATATGGATAATGGTAATTCAACAGTTTTAACAAATACTGCTAGCGAAATAACCCATTTATACCGTAAAATAGCTCGAAAAATGGCCTCCGAATTGTACTTACAATTAGATAATCGTAGCCCACTAACCGCCCAAATAACGATAAAAGAAGAATAG
- the dcd gene encoding dCTP deaminase, whose protein sequence is MRLCDKDIKTLIDDGEIVISPTPDDSMISGVSVDIRLGNKFRVFQDHNAPYIDLSGPKAEVQEAMNTVMSDEIHIADEDAFFLHPGELALAVTHESVTLPANIVGWLDGRSSLARLGLMVHVTAHRIDPGWSGQIVLEFYNSGKLPLALRPLMKIAALNFETMSDYAIRPYNKREDAKYKGQTGAVASRISEDDKTSK, encoded by the coding sequence ATGAGACTTTGTGACAAAGATATAAAAACCTTAATTGACGACGGTGAAATTGTCATCAGTCCGACACCTGACGATTCAATGATTTCAGGGGTAAGTGTTGATATCCGCCTTGGTAATAAATTTCGTGTTTTTCAAGACCACAATGCACCATATATTGACTTAAGTGGACCTAAAGCTGAAGTTCAAGAAGCAATGAACACGGTAATGAGCGATGAAATTCACATTGCCGATGAAGATGCATTTTTCTTGCACCCTGGCGAGTTGGCGCTTGCAGTGACTCATGAATCAGTTACTTTACCTGCGAATATTGTTGGTTGGTTAGATGGCCGTTCTTCATTAGCACGCCTTGGTTTAATGGTTCATGTGACTGCGCATCGAATCGATCCAGGTTGGTCGGGTCAAATTGTTTTAGAATTTTACAACTCTGGTAAATTACCATTAGCTTTGCGTCCATTAATGAAAATTGCAGCGCTTAATTTCGAAACAATGTCTGATTATGCAATTCGTCCGTACAATAAGCGTGAAGATGCAAAATATAAAGGTCAAACTGGCGCTGTCGCTAGCCGTATTAGTGAAGATGATAAAACATCTAAATAG
- a CDS encoding gluconeogenesis factor YvcK family protein produces MQLKKLKVVAIGGGHGLGRVLSTLSFLGDQLTGIVATTDNGGSTGKLRKRASSIAWGDLRNCLTQLVDQDSVGSQLFNFRFDGKDELAGHNLGNLILYALNDIQTRPLDSIKLIRRILRVKTRVQPMSETPTDLMAFYAEGRCRVGELSVDDMATMPKNMMLAPLVKAMPETIKALENADLIILGPGSFLTSVVPPLLVRDISKAINKSNAHCVFIDNIAKENSPAGELSIDEKLEWITYNIGCQPVDTVITQNQEATSEFVNLVIQPLASDRVNYRHDKVRLVDALEQCIENYASISKLEAVNNKAVNQ; encoded by the coding sequence ATGCAGTTAAAGAAATTAAAGGTCGTTGCCATTGGTGGCGGTCATGGATTAGGTCGAGTGTTATCCACCCTATCCTTTCTAGGTGACCAGCTAACTGGTATCGTTGCCACCACAGATAATGGTGGCTCTACCGGTAAGTTGCGTAAGCGCGCCAGCTCAATTGCTTGGGGTGATTTAAGAAATTGTCTAACCCAATTAGTCGATCAAGACTCTGTTGGTAGTCAGTTGTTTAATTTCCGCTTTGATGGCAAAGATGAACTCGCCGGCCACAATCTTGGCAACCTTATTTTATACGCATTAAACGATATCCAAACTCGCCCTCTTGATTCGATCAAACTAATTCGTCGCATATTAAGAGTGAAAACGCGTGTTCAGCCGATGTCTGAAACACCAACCGATCTTATGGCATTTTACGCCGAAGGCCGTTGTCGTGTTGGAGAGCTATCGGTAGATGATATGGCAACCATGCCGAAAAATATGATGTTAGCGCCACTGGTAAAAGCCATGCCAGAAACAATTAAGGCACTAGAAAACGCCGACCTAATTATTCTTGGTCCTGGTAGTTTTTTAACTTCAGTGGTACCGCCACTGTTAGTGAGAGATATTTCTAAGGCGATCAACAAAAGCAATGCTCATTGCGTTTTCATTGATAATATTGCCAAAGAAAACAGCCCTGCTGGTGAGCTATCCATCGATGAAAAATTAGAATGGATAACCTACAATATCGGCTGCCAACCTGTGGATACGGTTATTACTCAAAACCAAGAAGCAACCTCTGAATTCGTTAATTTAGTGATACAGCCACTGGCAAGTGATCGTGTGAATTATCGTCACGATAAAGTAAGGTTAGTAGATGCACTCGAACAATGTATCGAAAATTACGCATCTATTTCTAAGTTAGAAGCTGTTAATAATAAAGCAGTGAACCAGTAA
- a CDS encoding type II toxin-antitoxin system RelE family toxin has protein sequence MTYKLEFKKSALKEWKKLGATLQAQFKKKLIERLSNPHVQPDKLSGAENLYKIKLRQAGYRLVYEVEDNVVTITVLAVGKRERGNVYDQAFKRLN, from the coding sequence ATGACTTATAAGCTTGAATTTAAAAAATCAGCTTTGAAGGAGTGGAAAAAATTAGGTGCCACACTTCAAGCTCAGTTTAAAAAGAAGCTAATTGAACGTCTATCCAATCCTCATGTTCAGCCTGATAAACTATCTGGGGCAGAAAATTTATACAAAATTAAGCTTCGCCAAGCAGGATATCGGTTAGTTTATGAAGTTGAAGACAATGTGGTGACTATTACAGTGCTAGCTGTTGGCAAAAGAGAGCGTGGAAATGTTTATGATCAAGCATTCAAGAGACTAAATTAG
- a CDS encoding type II toxin-antitoxin system Phd/YefM family antitoxin codes for MTTRILTEIAASITELKSNPMKVVSSAHGDPIAVLNRNEPAFYCIPAKAYELLMEKLEDLELLALVDERKNEPSIAVSIDDL; via the coding sequence ATGACTACCCGCATATTAACAGAAATAGCAGCAAGTATTACAGAATTAAAATCTAACCCTATGAAAGTCGTGTCTAGTGCACACGGTGACCCTATTGCCGTGCTAAATAGGAATGAACCAGCTTTCTATTGTATCCCAGCAAAAGCCTATGAGCTATTAATGGAAAAACTTGAAGATCTAGAGCTACTAGCTTTAGTAGATGAACGTAAAAATGAACCTTCAATAGCGGTTAGCATTGATGACTTATAA
- a CDS encoding TatD family hydrolase, with product MSQNRLSIQYAFRLQILKLKIFLRFFIDDKLSAPLTLTSSNLMRIDSHVHIDTYDVDIKDVLNEIEQHKIFTIAVAMDPESYVKSKEIAEHCHYVLPTFGIHPWQAHKFNERLSEFDHFIDESPMIGEIGLDFHWIEDESLYPAQLQVFEYFLQKAQQQDKVVNIHTKGAELKVIELLEQYQVTAIVHWYSGPIELIQRYLDAGAFFTISVELMFSDHIKEIAKTVQLNRILTETDNPGGYSWLTNKVGMPSVLNLVIDELAKQKQVTVDSLIEQIEVNMRGLVANRDDVLSLMDRLNKY from the coding sequence GTGAGCCAAAACAGATTAAGCATTCAATATGCTTTTAGGTTGCAAATATTAAAACTTAAAATATTCCTTAGATTTTTTATTGATGATAAACTTTCTGCACCACTAACTCTGACTTCCTCAAATCTAATGCGTATAGATAGCCATGTTCATATCGACACTTATGATGTTGATATAAAAGATGTTTTAAATGAGATAGAGCAGCATAAGATATTCACAATTGCTGTCGCCATGGATCCTGAATCTTATGTAAAGAGTAAAGAAATAGCTGAGCATTGCCATTATGTTCTGCCCACTTTTGGTATTCATCCATGGCAAGCCCATAAATTCAATGAACGGTTATCAGAATTTGACCATTTTATCGATGAATCACCTATGATAGGTGAGATTGGTTTAGATTTTCATTGGATAGAAGACGAATCTTTATATCCTGCCCAGTTGCAAGTTTTTGAGTATTTTTTACAAAAAGCCCAACAGCAAGATAAAGTTGTCAATATCCATACTAAGGGAGCCGAACTTAAAGTCATTGAGCTGCTTGAGCAATATCAAGTCACTGCTATCGTGCATTGGTATTCTGGCCCTATTGAGTTAATACAACGTTACTTAGATGCCGGTGCTTTTTTTACTATTAGTGTTGAATTGATGTTTAGTGACCATATCAAAGAGATTGCAAAAACAGTTCAATTAAACAGAATATTAACTGAAACAGACAATCCTGGAGGCTATAGCTGGTTAACTAATAAGGTTGGTATGCCTTCAGTTCTCAATTTAGTTATTGACGAATTAGCGAAACAGAAGCAGGTGACAGTAGATTCGCTTATTGAGCAGATCGAGGTAAACATGCGCGGCTTAGTTGCTAATAGAGACGATGTATTATCGTTAATGGATAGATTGAATAAGTACTAG
- a CDS encoding MipA/OmpV family protein has translation MVFHDSDFANKDFGIDAEQSAASGVDETSLSGVFRSVGFNYNYRHYINEQWQIFGEAVYEQYVGDIEDSPITRNNYDAEVGAGFVYVF, from the coding sequence GTGGTATTTCACGATAGCGATTTTGCCAATAAAGACTTTGGTATAGATGCAGAACAGTCTGCTGCATCAGGGGTAGATGAAACAAGCTTAAGCGGAGTATTTCGCTCGGTTGGGTTCAATTATAACTATCGTCATTATATTAACGAACAATGGCAAATTTTCGGTGAGGCGGTATATGAACAATACGTTGGCGATATCGAAGATAGTCCTATAACACGCAACAATTACGATGCTGAAGTTGGGGCTGGATTTGTCTACGTCTTTTAG